The genomic interval TTCATAGAAAATGACTTGAAATATGCAATCGCAAATTTGAGACAAAAAAACAGAGGATCTGATTATGCTGCCAACGCACACGTTTCTAGCGGATCTGCAAAAGCATTCTTGGCTAAAGTTTATTTGTATCAAAAGAAATACGATTTAGCAAAAGCAATGGCTCAAGAAGTAATTAATAGCGGAGAATTTAAATTACTTGGAGGCGAGGCTTTGCCAACAAAATCATTTGCAGACTTATGGCTTCAAAAAAACAATAATAACGAAGAATCTATTTTTTCTTGGCAATGGACAGGCGCTGGAACTTATTTTGAAGGGAACTTCTCTAATACTTTATTTGCTCCAGAAAACAGATTGGTAGAAACTACTTATTCTGGTCAGATTGCACCTTCTCAAGATTTAATTAAGAATGTTTTTGAGAACGGAGATAGAAGAAGAATCGAAACTTTTATGCTTCCAGGAGATTATTATCCAAACTTAACTTATGCGCAAACTTTGGCAGTTGATTCGCCAAAACTTTTAGGATATACTTTTGAATTAGCAAATGAAGCTCAAAATTCGGGAGCTGGTTTGAAAAAATATGTAATCGGAAAAGAAAACTTGCCAATAACAGGACCCTTTAATGCGCCTTTTAACGGAGAAAGCAGTATGAATAGCTATATGATGCGTTATGCAGAATTATTATTAATTCATGCCGAAGCTACTTTAGGTTCGCAATCAGGAAGCACTACAGATGCAAATGCTTTAAAATCATACAATGCCGTTCGTAAAAGAGCAGGTTTATCTGAGAAAGCATCAATTTCGTTTAATGATATTTTTAAAGAAAGACGTGCAGAATTGGCTTGTGAAGGAGATTATTATTTTGATTTAGGACGTCTTCCGTTTGCTCAAGCTAAAGCAATTTTAGAAGCTCAGAATAGAGGAGATAAAGAAAATGAGAAACACATCACGATATCTGCAACAAATTTATTGCTGCCTTATCCAGCTGATGATTTAATTAAAAATCCAAAATTAAAAGAAGTAGCACCGTATACTTTTAAATAATTTTTAAAAATATAAATATGAAAAATATAAAAATTGTTTCGTTAGCAGCGTGCATAGCACTGATGCTTTCTTTAATGTTTTTTACTTCATGCTCTAATGATGATAGCGCATCTTCTTCTTCGGGAGGCGCGCCAGTTATCGAAAGTGTGATGCGTTCGGGTTACGATGAAAACGGAAATATGTTTCCGTCGACTCCTGTAACAATTGGAGATCCTAAAAACTATTATATCATTCATGGAAAAGGTTTTTTAACTACCGAGAAGATTTACTTTAATGATTATGATACCTATTTTAGACCAACATTTGTTACGGATACAGATATAGTTGTTTTAATTGACGAAAATACGCCGTACGCAAATGCATCAAATGAGTTAAAAATCGTTACTAAAAATGGTACGGTTACAATGCCTTTTACGGTTGCTCCTCCAGTTCCAACTTTTTCAGGATTTAATTATATCAATTGTGCAGCAGGCGATGAGGTAATTATTAAAGGTAAATATTTCTTGAATCCTGTTGTTACACTAGCAAAAACCGCTACGCTTCCAGAAGTTCCGGTTACAATTGTTTCTTCAACTTTAGAACAAATCGTAGTGAAAATTCCAGCAAATGCTGACTATAGAAATCTTGCAGTAACTAATATTTCTGGTACTGCGGTTTCAAAAGAAGCAATCGGAACTGCTTTATACGATGATAAATTA from Flavobacterium sp. YJ01 carries:
- a CDS encoding RagB/SusD family nutrient uptake outer membrane protein; amino-acid sequence: MKNIIQRSSAVFMTLLMLMSSSCSQDFLDVPAEGAPTVGNYYDSDTKLDNAANGLYGIVWFNMNKSAFYGITDVISGNMYASQYNDFGKFTDLSFTNSQAFISDAWRSCFGAIANSNAYISNLPQSVGPNVSKEALNNALGEAHFIRAFSYFFLVRLWGNVPIIENNADYSKNFVIPSNPVEDVYKFIENDLKYAIANLRQKNRGSDYAANAHVSSGSAKAFLAKVYLYQKKYDLAKAMAQEVINSGEFKLLGGEALPTKSFADLWLQKNNNNEESIFSWQWTGAGTYFEGNFSNTLFAPENRLVETTYSGQIAPSQDLIKNVFENGDRRRIETFMLPGDYYPNLTYAQTLAVDSPKLLGYTFELANEAQNSGAGLKKYVIGKENLPITGPFNAPFNGESSMNSYMMRYAELLLIHAEATLGSQSGSTTDANALKSYNAVRKRAGLSEKASISFNDIFKERRAELACEGDYYFDLGRLPFAQAKAILEAQNRGDKENEKHITISATNLLLPYPADDLIKNPKLKEVAPYTFK